Proteins found in one Liquorilactobacillus hordei DSM 19519 genomic segment:
- a CDS encoding phage tail tape measure protein → MANQLGIRVKVNLPSKSQLEKEFRSKWSDFKADFTAKVNVEADKNSIKKMGRQIRDILDGTHVAIKPKMDVSQASKQLLELTKNFRKAREEMEKSINMKINNDTTKSDVTGDVASKFTEQSRTILKAGEKVEKDIATSTAREAKAIEGSLNKLVRVQKQTALGTSNKVTKSENLNDFVTRTTTLSNKGTGTTTTKIVEDQKRALAQLKATMTEIASLETKVAGSSDKGKISAWTTRIDELKSELKSLSTTYNQTFNKMNGGNNSAFTNMEKSVQSVKRMNVSLAETARKAKEAGNTFKELKNIENSKLTLNTRSLGATQKENIIIQKQLQLLEQRKQRIQQTNSAEKILSATQKSELATLQNENRLKLLYSKAQVAGNKQNVVSSVGNSFGNTGRNIGNIANNATTATLAMGGFAAALLDGAKKASTLQNNYKVISNLLITGGENASEVTKNVSRMQKDGAKYAIAYGKSQKDISEQYEELVKRGYTSSSALAAMKTELQGSVATGDAFSDVVRVSSQTLDAFNMRTSNTAKMTANTKKVVNELAYASDMSASSFQSTGKAMEYVGDSANNSGISLAEASAAIGELSNHGLEAEKSGTGLRKVIVSLGKDIANIGTKSDVLTPLGIKKADLVDAKGNMKSLAEMMSVVNEKTKNMGTAEKGVVFNKLFGTTGQQAGIILAQYNSQFAELAKKVEEAGSKGTYVETLAKKNSSTAQQSIARFKQAWSELEIMFGAKMLPVMSKAANDMTKAFGNKEFVASLQKDAEKLEEFAKGLYKVGTYAVENGAAIQTFGKLLAGIWAVNQIRKFARATQDYFALVGMGKGKLSAVTSEVLTQSKAYERLAASEDMANTAGGFGTGSKGKKSKTTSREVNVNGAITELESDTTLTRRAKLANTMKTTGSAIGAGADVAITKFGKLYSVVKLVGTGLLSLVPVVGTVFAAFQIMDALGIKPWEIFKQKIDATKDAVQELNKELDNELAKIKLTYSESQKSLKNNSLFNGNLAVDKSTASGLSTNLDQETNGGQNQLSDSSFKSLQESYDSIAKKNHLKLRITLNNYDSIKEQLDSLNASLDEIARKNAKKGSKSVNKEVKGAEKLTNDNTLDKLYGTSSEYTKKKNEILDVINSIKVAESTGGTSYNAGEKRIAGYKKQLEALKESYRSGENSAEVWSTKAGKAIEKQWDTQTKSIRKHINELGQATSSGVFTEQDYASMDKNTRNNAKVAQGTNLTQLGQQGNMIDSINRKLAQGGELNQKELTYLSKQNSSLANKSTNTANWSNAEKQAAQEVVNGYETAYQKEKSTQEARMTDILAASGKSQKSIQETIAAYEQGGASYIKLMAKQGTLGKSMLNLSAEFSQQYGKNWSSAYSKIQNEVDKVPKTAMTEYSFVDKTTGLVDTHVIAKLNEIPEKKGTKYGLTYDDNGHVKIPEIITALNQIPEIKGTKYDVNGTVDAQGLIKDLTTDINKVPPVIALKFLAQTTGFSTAFKDVVKHMDETQGKTATAKFLADNSYFGISADEVLKYLNTIDNKTATAKVSAKVDDFNTKIGGVSKGIDNINTKNKPVKVKADIKDAEGKVSAAQTKLDKLKGKTAKIKGDHKDLDAKVSSAQKKLNNMKGKLLAIKTKIDPKSVKGVDNLKSSLDKIKGKNPKVNVKVGRTTDLKTVSNTLSKIKGKAPRVTPSVNKKGQSDVDKINHSLNKSKSKFPKVKATTDGIKDVDKMNKALSKATDKSPKVTATVDKSGKKQVESLVSELSKLQDKSISINVNKTTTTKNKKSDSVAIASQDVTTINPAKSMSAAIGDNNNIASLASKGVGSTDYSDSTETPSTVSEDVWRYWGNELYTGDSLTSKVTQLENAVTQAADDMDKLIDLSKQRINLDNQQIAYQNTMKNAYQNQMDSLLSQLRGYGFNTNGNTITNLDHAKSFSGDNADKVSTLLDSYKTVFENLNEVSNTISSLNLDKWQQEKNITDYNTTKETTNTTNLTNAVTSLTTLLSNNASIFSRALEEVGDTDYALKAKLSSQSLGDQVSSIMQLTAEFNKLSTMSFLSTDNASSIQSSLESIKSSILSDADAIITLKKSIDDAEISQIATDLTNFTDSLNTSIDRLKTNVTDLQDGLLSGQSFSDLGSSSLDVINFTQATGISSEIQQRLNLETELDTALDAFAKKNVTRTANASNAELQIEQNKYSQLLNLAQSYSKGSVGSISLSSNVDSSLDLGTVATSTNQQLEKDFATISQKFADKLMELKENYTNSMSKASNQNDKDLATQKFIVDQLELQEEIYEEMIDSDKQSITALKEKLALGDLTTDQITTIKTDISNYESAIITAQTNIKTAIKERFDYENTLIQNQMTKYQTATDTIANMVSLAKTLGLSTDTQGALMTQEYSSMFGQYTNYLTQLSNLRKEQAQYDNGSYEYNTIQTEIDTLLTGLQSTVSSLVELNKTQLSNSLSGIKEEIEKSLYNGQTANQYTLEKDVYYTGVDKELELESLRLKANQLENNVVEKRLEALDSQEKMSKIEADYVDKQIDLYAAQEKLNNVTNKKDVQVLKSDDKGNFNWEYVANQTDVNSAQTEVNTAEKAVQEYKNQQKSDYLSKVSDVISGIEDGTIDQDDAKNRLSEINGAYEKLLGDTETFDPTKLDDIMTEYNAYVAKNGTILSDYSNSSDIANNSSYQALLTGFSKEFKDISKDLADIFGKELRNILDLPTITPATTDNSSKSVIIQNQTLELPNVTDAESFAEALKTLPEVVKQVATSK, encoded by the coding sequence GTGGCAAATCAATTAGGGATTAGGGTAAAAGTTAATCTTCCATCTAAATCACAATTGGAAAAAGAATTTAGAAGTAAATGGAGCGACTTCAAAGCCGACTTCACTGCAAAAGTTAATGTTGAAGCTGATAAAAATAGTATTAAAAAAATGGGTAGGCAAATAAGAGATATTCTTGATGGTACACATGTAGCAATTAAACCCAAAATGGACGTTAGTCAAGCATCTAAGCAACTTCTTGAATTAACCAAGAATTTTAGAAAAGCAAGAGAAGAGATGGAGAAATCCATCAATATGAAGATAAATAATGATACGACTAAATCTGACGTTACGGGCGATGTTGCTAGTAAGTTCACAGAACAATCTAGGACAATTCTAAAAGCAGGAGAAAAAGTTGAAAAAGATATTGCCACTTCTACCGCAAGAGAAGCTAAGGCAATTGAAGGTAGTTTAAATAAACTTGTCAGAGTGCAAAAACAAACAGCACTTGGTACAAGTAATAAGGTCACTAAATCAGAAAACTTAAATGATTTTGTCACGAGAACTACCACACTTAGTAATAAGGGTACTGGGACTACAACTACTAAAATTGTTGAGGATCAAAAAAGAGCATTAGCACAATTAAAAGCCACTATGACTGAAATTGCAAGTCTAGAAACTAAAGTGGCTGGTTCTTCTGATAAAGGGAAAATAAGCGCATGGACAACTAGGATAGACGAATTAAAATCTGAGTTAAAAAGTTTAAGTACAACCTATAATCAGACCTTCAATAAGATGAACGGTGGGAATAATTCGGCTTTCACCAATATGGAAAAGAGCGTACAGAGCGTAAAAAGAATGAATGTTTCGTTAGCAGAGACAGCTCGCAAGGCTAAAGAGGCAGGAAACACATTCAAAGAGCTAAAGAATATTGAAAACTCTAAGCTTACGCTCAATACTCGTTCACTTGGAGCTACTCAAAAAGAGAATATTATTATACAGAAACAACTTCAATTATTAGAACAAAGAAAACAAAGAATACAACAAACTAATTCTGCCGAGAAAATTCTGAGTGCTACTCAAAAATCTGAATTAGCAACTCTGCAGAATGAAAACAGACTTAAACTTCTTTATAGTAAAGCGCAAGTTGCTGGAAATAAGCAAAATGTAGTCTCTTCTGTTGGAAATAGTTTTGGGAATACAGGGAGAAATATTGGGAACATTGCTAATAATGCTACCACTGCTACATTAGCAATGGGTGGATTCGCTGCAGCATTATTGGATGGTGCAAAAAAGGCATCGACACTTCAAAATAATTACAAAGTCATAAGTAATTTGCTTATAACGGGTGGCGAAAATGCTAGTGAAGTAACAAAAAATGTTTCTCGTATGCAGAAAGATGGGGCTAAATATGCGATTGCTTATGGTAAGTCACAGAAAGATATTTCAGAACAATATGAAGAGCTTGTAAAACGAGGATACACCAGTTCATCTGCTCTTGCTGCTATGAAAACTGAATTGCAAGGTTCGGTTGCTACTGGAGATGCTTTCAGTGATGTGGTTAGGGTTTCATCACAAACTCTTGATGCCTTTAATATGAGAACAAGTAATACTGCTAAAATGACAGCAAATACCAAGAAAGTAGTGAATGAACTAGCGTATGCATCAGATATGTCAGCTAGTTCATTCCAAAGTACTGGTAAAGCGATGGAGTATGTAGGGGATTCTGCAAATAACTCTGGAATCAGTTTAGCAGAGGCATCAGCTGCAATAGGCGAATTATCGAATCACGGCCTTGAGGCGGAAAAAAGTGGAACTGGTCTGAGAAAAGTAATTGTTTCTTTAGGAAAAGATATTGCAAATATAGGCACTAAATCAGATGTACTCACACCTCTTGGTATAAAAAAAGCAGATTTAGTTGACGCAAAAGGCAATATGAAATCATTGGCTGAAATGATGAGTGTTGTAAATGAAAAAACAAAAAACATGGGGACTGCTGAAAAAGGAGTGGTCTTTAATAAGTTATTTGGTACAACAGGTCAGCAGGCAGGTATTATTTTAGCACAATATAATAGTCAGTTTGCTGAATTAGCCAAAAAAGTAGAAGAGGCTGGAAGCAAGGGAACATATGTAGAAACATTGGCGAAAAAAAATAGTTCAACAGCTCAACAGTCTATTGCTAGATTCAAACAAGCATGGAGTGAACTTGAAATTATGTTTGGTGCAAAAATGCTTCCAGTTATGTCTAAGGCTGCTAACGATATGACGAAAGCATTCGGTAATAAAGAATTTGTTGCCAGTTTGCAGAAAGATGCTGAAAAACTCGAAGAATTTGCAAAAGGTCTGTATAAGGTTGGAACGTATGCAGTTGAAAATGGTGCGGCCATACAAACATTTGGGAAATTATTAGCTGGGATATGGGCTGTAAATCAAATACGCAAATTTGCCCGCGCAACACAGGATTACTTCGCACTCGTTGGAATGGGTAAAGGTAAATTGTCTGCAGTTACTTCAGAAGTTTTAACTCAGTCCAAAGCCTATGAAAGACTTGCTGCATCAGAAGATATGGCTAATACTGCTGGAGGCTTTGGTACTGGTTCGAAAGGCAAAAAAAGTAAAACTACGAGTAGGGAGGTAAATGTTAATGGCGCTATTACCGAATTGGAGTCTGATACAACTCTTACTAGGAGGGCTAAATTAGCTAATACTATGAAAACTACTGGTTCAGCCATAGGAGCTGGGGCAGATGTGGCTATTACGAAATTCGGTAAATTATATAGTGTAGTGAAATTGGTTGGTACTGGCCTATTATCATTAGTACCAGTGGTAGGTACTGTATTTGCTGCTTTTCAAATTATGGATGCTCTTGGCATCAAACCTTGGGAAATATTTAAACAAAAAATAGATGCAACTAAAGACGCAGTACAAGAGTTAAATAAAGAATTAGACAATGAATTAGCAAAGATAAAATTAACTTACAGTGAATCACAAAAATCTCTAAAGAATAATTCATTATTTAACGGCAACTTAGCGGTCGATAAAAGCACAGCAAGTGGCTTAAGTACGAATTTAGATCAGGAAACGAATGGTGGGCAGAACCAATTATCAGATAGCTCGTTCAAAAGTTTACAGGAATCTTATGATTCTATTGCTAAGAAAAATCATCTAAAGTTGAGAATAACTTTAAATAATTATGATTCTATCAAAGAACAGTTAGATTCATTAAATGCATCATTAGACGAAATCGCTAGAAAGAATGCAAAAAAAGGTAGTAAGAGCGTAAATAAGGAAGTCAAAGGTGCAGAAAAACTTACTAATGATAACACTCTTGATAAACTCTATGGTACAAGTAGTGAATATACAAAAAAGAAAAATGAAATACTAGATGTAATAAATAGTATTAAAGTAGCAGAAAGTACGGGCGGAACTAGTTATAATGCAGGTGAAAAAAGAATTGCTGGTTATAAGAAACAGTTAGAAGCTTTAAAAGAATCCTATAGGAGTGGTGAGAACAGCGCGGAAGTTTGGAGTACAAAAGCAGGTAAAGCAATTGAAAAACAGTGGGATACTCAAACTAAGTCAATCCGTAAGCATATTAATGAATTAGGACAAGCAACTTCATCAGGTGTATTTACTGAACAAGACTATGCTTCAATGGACAAGAATACCAGAAATAATGCCAAGGTTGCACAAGGAACAAACTTAACCCAACTTGGACAGCAAGGAAATATGATTGATTCAATTAATAGAAAGCTTGCTCAAGGTGGAGAATTAAATCAAAAAGAATTAACGTATTTATCTAAGCAAAATAGCTCACTTGCTAACAAGAGTACAAATACAGCTAATTGGTCAAACGCAGAAAAACAAGCTGCACAAGAAGTCGTTAATGGATATGAGACAGCATATCAAAAAGAAAAAAGTACGCAAGAAGCTCGTATGACAGATATTCTTGCCGCTAGTGGTAAATCTCAAAAGTCTATACAAGAAACAATAGCTGCTTATGAGCAAGGTGGAGCTAGTTACATCAAATTAATGGCTAAACAAGGCACTTTGGGTAAGAGTATGTTAAATCTTTCAGCAGAGTTTTCGCAACAATATGGGAAAAATTGGTCTAGTGCTTATTCGAAAATTCAGAATGAGGTAGACAAAGTTCCCAAAACTGCAATGACTGAATACAGTTTTGTTGATAAGACAACTGGATTAGTTGACACACATGTTATAGCTAAATTGAATGAAATTCCAGAGAAAAAGGGAACGAAATACGGTTTAACCTACGATGATAACGGCCATGTAAAAATTCCTGAAATAATAACAGCTTTAAATCAGATTCCAGAGATTAAAGGTACGAAATATGATGTCAATGGTACGGTAGATGCACAAGGATTAATTAAGGATTTAACAACTGACATAAATAAAGTGCCCCCTGTTATAGCTCTTAAGTTCTTAGCACAGACGACTGGTTTCTCAACTGCATTCAAAGATGTAGTTAAACATATGGATGAGACGCAAGGCAAAACCGCAACTGCCAAGTTCTTAGCAGACAATAGTTATTTTGGGATTTCTGCAGATGAGGTATTGAAATATCTGAATACAATTGATAATAAAACAGCAACCGCAAAAGTGTCAGCCAAGGTTGATGATTTTAATACCAAAATAGGTGGTGTTTCTAAAGGTATAGACAATATTAATACCAAAAATAAACCTGTCAAAGTTAAAGCAGATATAAAAGATGCTGAAGGAAAAGTTTCGGCTGCACAGACTAAATTGGACAAACTAAAAGGTAAGACTGCGAAGATTAAGGGAGATCATAAGGATCTAGATGCAAAAGTATCCTCTGCACAAAAGAAACTCAACAATATGAAGGGTAAGCTTTTAGCTATTAAGACCAAAATTGATCCGAAATCAGTTAAGGGTGTAGATAATCTTAAAAGTAGTTTAGATAAAATCAAAGGAAAAAACCCAAAGGTTAATGTCAAAGTTGGAAGAACCACTGATTTAAAAACTGTATCAAATACACTTTCTAAAATTAAAGGAAAAGCACCTAGAGTAACACCTAGTGTGAATAAAAAAGGACAATCTGATGTTGATAAGATAAATCATTCTTTAAATAAATCTAAGAGTAAATTTCCTAAAGTTAAAGCTACTACTGATGGCATTAAAGATGTTGATAAGATGAATAAAGCGTTAAGTAAAGCTACGGATAAATCCCCAAAGGTAACTGCTACCGTAGACAAGAGTGGGAAAAAGCAAGTAGAAAGTCTCGTTAGCGAATTAAGTAAATTACAGGACAAATCTATCAGTATTAATGTCAATAAAACCACCACAACAAAAAATAAAAAATCTGATTCTGTTGCTATTGCATCACAAGATGTAACAACTATAAATCCCGCAAAATCAATGTCTGCTGCTATAGGAGACAATAATAATATTGCAAGCTTAGCTTCTAAAGGTGTGGGTTCTACAGATTATAGTGATAGCACCGAGACCCCGTCAACTGTTAGTGAAGACGTTTGGAGATACTGGGGTAATGAATTATACACTGGAGATAGCTTAACGTCAAAAGTGACTCAATTAGAGAATGCGGTAACGCAAGCTGCAGACGATATGGATAAGTTAATTGATTTATCTAAGCAAAGAATTAATCTAGATAATCAGCAGATAGCTTATCAGAACACAATGAAAAACGCTTATCAAAATCAAATGGATTCGCTATTAAGTCAATTACGAGGTTATGGTTTTAATACAAATGGGAATACAATTACTAACCTTGATCATGCTAAGAGTTTTAGTGGAGATAATGCAGATAAAGTATCAACATTATTGGATTCTTATAAAACAGTATTTGAGAATCTTAATGAGGTTTCTAACACTATCAGCAGTTTAAATCTCGATAAATGGCAACAAGAGAAAAATATAACTGATTATAACACAACTAAAGAAACAACAAATACTACTAATCTAACAAATGCAGTGACGAGTTTAACAACACTTCTGTCAAATAATGCAAGTATATTTAGTAGGGCTTTAGAAGAAGTGGGAGATACAGATTATGCTCTTAAAGCAAAATTATCTAGTCAATCGTTAGGTGATCAGGTTTCAAGTATTATGCAATTGACGGCAGAATTCAATAAACTGAGTACTATGTCTTTTCTATCTACTGATAATGCTTCTAGCATACAGAGCAGTTTGGAAAGTATAAAGTCTTCAATCTTGAGTGACGCAGATGCCATTATTACTCTGAAAAAGAGTATAGATGATGCAGAAATAAGTCAGATAGCTACAGATTTAACGAATTTTACGGATTCTTTAAACACAAGTATTGATAGATTAAAAACTAATGTTACTGATTTACAAGATGGTTTGCTTAGTGGTCAATCATTTAGTGATTTGGGTAGTAGTTCATTAGATGTTATTAATTTTACACAAGCTACTGGAATAAGTTCTGAGATTCAACAAAGATTAAATCTTGAAACGGAACTAGATACAGCACTTGATGCTTTTGCTAAGAAGAATGTCACAAGAACTGCTAATGCTTCTAATGCTGAATTACAAATAGAGCAGAACAAATATAGCCAATTATTAAATTTGGCACAAAGTTATTCTAAAGGGTCGGTAGGCTCTATATCATTAAGCTCAAATGTTGACTCTTCGCTTGATTTAGGGACGGTTGCTACAAGCACTAATCAGCAACTTGAAAAGGATTTTGCGACAATTTCACAAAAATTTGCTGATAAATTAATGGAATTAAAGGAAAACTATACGAATTCCATGAGCAAAGCAAGTAATCAAAATGATAAAGATTTAGCGACACAAAAATTCATAGTAGATCAACTGGAATTACAAGAAGAAATTTATGAAGAAATGATTGATTCTGATAAACAGTCTATTACTGCTTTAAAGGAAAAATTGGCATTAGGTGATTTAACAACAGATCAAATTACAACTATTAAGACCGATATTAGTAATTATGAATCTGCTATAATTACAGCTCAAACTAATATAAAGACGGCAATTAAAGAACGTTTTGACTATGAAAATACTCTTATTCAAAATCAAATGACTAAGTATCAGACTGCAACAGACACAATTGCCAATATGGTATCTCTAGCAAAAACATTAGGACTAAGTACTGATACACAAGGTGCTTTAATGACACAAGAATATTCTTCGATGTTTGGGCAATATACAAATTACCTAACTCAATTAAGTAATTTAAGAAAAGAACAAGCACAGTATGACAATGGGTCTTATGAATACAACACAATACAGACAGAAATAGATACTTTGCTGACAGGACTACAATCAACAGTTTCCTCACTGGTTGAGCTAAATAAGACACAGTTATCAAACTCTTTAAGTGGGATAAAAGAAGAGATAGAGAAATCCTTATACAATGGACAGACAGCTAATCAATATACGCTTGAAAAAGATGTTTATTACACAGGTGTCGATAAAGAATTAGAACTTGAATCTTTAAGATTAAAGGCTAATCAATTAGAGAATAATGTCGTTGAAAAAAGGTTAGAAGCATTA
- a CDS encoding tyrosine-type recombinase/integrase translates to MEHKEGLKYQTDGKRKITRYATKDRMAKVNHKNIEVYESYLRSKKIQNKDVKDTTYKVYKSYMNIFMCYIAENWDNFYLLDEDTLEENMLDVMESYMLFLEEECGNGKKVINTKVSAISSFYIWAAKRRKIKMHPFDNKLDRIKGAGDEKKISVYFLHQPEIDKITNELSKDQDSLNKYDFQDELIWNIAFDSACRIGALYRLSLSNLNLEKNVFENIREKRGKIVDIPFTKHTKNIIQQYLAWREDQGIDCDALFYVWKDGGWGRMSKQSLTIRIRKIGEIVGVGDFRPHCIRKSRLNQIAKKGNIQLAKELAHHESMDTTSKFYMEKKDSAETLKEINKLMEEEPKNKEKK, encoded by the coding sequence ATGGAACATAAAGAAGGATTAAAGTATCAAACTGATGGTAAACGAAAGATTACGAGATATGCAACAAAAGATCGTATGGCAAAAGTGAATCACAAGAATATAGAAGTATACGAGAGCTATCTTCGTAGTAAAAAAATACAAAATAAAGATGTTAAAGATACAACCTATAAGGTTTACAAGTCTTATATGAATATTTTCATGTGTTATATAGCTGAAAATTGGGATAACTTCTATCTTCTAGACGAGGATACTCTTGAAGAAAACATGCTAGATGTTATGGAATCATACATGTTGTTTCTTGAAGAAGAGTGCGGAAATGGTAAAAAAGTAATCAATACAAAAGTTAGTGCTATTTCTAGTTTTTATATTTGGGCTGCAAAAAGGAGAAAGATAAAGATGCATCCATTTGACAATAAGCTAGATCGTATTAAAGGAGCTGGTGACGAGAAGAAAATATCCGTTTACTTCTTACATCAACCTGAAATTGACAAAATCACAAATGAATTATCCAAAGATCAAGATAGTTTAAATAAATATGATTTTCAAGATGAATTGATTTGGAATATCGCGTTTGATAGTGCGTGTCGTATAGGTGCATTGTATCGTTTGAGCTTATCAAATTTAAATCTTGAAAAAAATGTATTTGAAAATATTCGAGAGAAACGAGGGAAGATTGTTGATATTCCTTTCACCAAACATACAAAAAATATTATTCAACAGTATTTAGCATGGAGAGAAGACCAGGGAATTGATTGCGATGCTTTGTTTTATGTTTGGAAAGATGGTGGATGGGGTCGTATGAGTAAACAGTCATTAACAATACGAATTCGTAAAATAGGCGAAATTGTTGGTGTGGGTGATTTTAGACCTCATTGTATTCGGAAAAGTAGATTAAACCAAATTGCAAAAAAAGGGAATATCCAATTAGCAAAAGAACTGGCACATCATGAATCAATGGATACGACTTCCAAGTTCTATATGGAGAAAAAAGACTCAGCAGAAACATTAAAAGAAATAAACAAATTGATGGAAGAAGAACCAAAAAATAAAGAAAAAAAGTAG
- a CDS encoding hemolysin XhlA family protein, with translation MENDKVVQILMEMKGDISSIKTDIENIKEQSRDIPKRLDKVESDTIQNTKDILEIQENNKYWKRTMATAIAFPLALFIFQLIIQLIISKF, from the coding sequence ATGGAAAATGATAAGGTTGTGCAAATCCTGATGGAAATGAAGGGTGATATTAGCTCTATTAAGACCGATATAGAGAATATTAAAGAGCAAAGTAGGGATATTCCAAAAAGACTTGATAAGGTTGAAAGTGATACCATACAAAATACTAAGGATATCTTGGAAATACAAGAAAATAATAAATATTGGAAAAGGACAATGGCTACTGCGATAGCATTCCCATTAGCACTGTTTATCTTCCAATTAATTATTCAATTAATAATATCAAAATTTTAG